A window of the Streptomyces sp. NBC_01351 genome harbors these coding sequences:
- a CDS encoding CBM35 domain-containing protein yields the protein MTTPANNGPHGGANKPEDDDPFGYLYEDGQAAGATPPGQGGGYGYPGPAAGGHSGAQPGVPRTSHHQVRTVGERRNGGGQRGQVPTQQPPYQAQTAQYQAPEALQAGGYGVPPQQQPPQHQTQTISHSGGHGGHGGGSSRKGMLIAAVAVVVAVAIGIGAAVVFGKDDDKGKDNATGNQQPTASQNPSSPPPSSEPPVEAPLPKGEAAGAGMVLSGGARPENSVPGSKSSSGQYVGGLNAVGAAATWTLDVPKAGSYKLKITYGVPGKDGNTTLTVNGEVQERPINMKNFSKAAEGDWAKGWTHTYSIVKLKQGSNTVKISCEATNQCEVVLDQLWLEKSAG from the coding sequence ATGACGACGCCCGCGAACAACGGACCGCACGGTGGGGCGAACAAGCCCGAGGACGACGATCCGTTCGGCTACCTCTACGAGGACGGCCAGGCCGCCGGTGCCACCCCGCCCGGTCAGGGCGGCGGATACGGCTACCCCGGACCCGCGGCAGGCGGTCATTCCGGCGCGCAGCCAGGTGTTCCCCGTACCTCCCACCACCAGGTGCGGACGGTCGGCGAGCGCAGGAACGGCGGTGGCCAGCGCGGACAGGTGCCCACGCAGCAGCCGCCCTACCAGGCCCAGACCGCCCAGTACCAGGCCCCGGAGGCGCTCCAGGCGGGCGGCTACGGCGTTCCGCCGCAGCAGCAGCCCCCGCAGCACCAGACCCAGACGATCTCGCACTCCGGCGGCCACGGCGGCCACGGTGGCGGCTCCAGCCGCAAGGGCATGCTGATCGCGGCGGTCGCGGTGGTCGTCGCGGTGGCGATCGGCATCGGCGCGGCCGTGGTCTTCGGCAAGGACGACGACAAGGGCAAGGACAACGCGACCGGCAACCAGCAGCCGACCGCCTCGCAGAACCCGTCGTCCCCGCCCCCGAGTTCCGAGCCGCCGGTGGAGGCCCCGCTGCCGAAGGGCGAGGCGGCCGGCGCCGGCATGGTGCTGAGCGGTGGCGCGAGGCCGGAGAACTCCGTGCCGGGTTCGAAGAGCAGCAGCGGCCAGTACGTGGGCGGTCTGAACGCGGTCGGCGCCGCGGCGACGTGGACGCTCGACGTGCCCAAGGCGGGCTCGTACAAGCTGAAGATCACCTACGGCGTCCCGGGCAAGGACGGCAACACCACGCTGACGGTCAACGGCGAGGTGCAGGAACGGCCGATCAACATGAAGAACTTCTCCAAGGCCGCCGAGGGCGACTGGGCCAAGGGCTGGACCCACACGTACTCGATCGTGAAGCTCAAGCAGGGCTCGAACACGGTCAAGATCTCGTGCGAGGCCACCAACCAGTGCGAGGTCGTCCTCGACCAGCTGTGGCTGGAGAAGAGCGCCGGCTGA
- the cdgB gene encoding diguanylate cyclase CdgB has product METESEPYVRLATLRQLHRVVAELNTARSLADTLQTVVDGIVVGLGYELACVNLVRPDGDLVVAAFAGDPSAEALITGRVGSRASWERRLTMGENWDGLRFIPHTEGWVLMEDDVPQWHTEGPEPRFEDEWHPEDRLYAPMHASGGELLGVISVDRPRNGRRPGAWGREALQMYAFQAAIAISNARLRANMQRALVRLEREQQALRASEESFRQAFEYAPSGMAIAEMGGDQHGRLLRTNDALCRLLGRPASVLRRYSFSDLVHPEDIGTLLRTSAEGGRAELRLGRRDGTYVWVSLRNSVVADAADGPRFLLTHVEDIEERKRHELQLAHRASHDSLTGLPNSAELRSRLGARLCRRPQSVRATAVEALDAAYEGHAVHGEAGGAGEHGFQPDFRPDFRPDGSDGLAAADPFEFPGALVAPDGPYDHHVHTVAPATDIDDGTKGLAVLFCDLDGFKSINDRFGHHTGDAVLIEVARRLTTGVRDGDTVARLGGDEFVVLADGLGAADAADLAVRLRNAIIPPIRVDGRAVRVGASFGIGWASCGMSADEVLRSADQRMYIEKRSRSKAHRRAG; this is encoded by the coding sequence ATGGAGACCGAGTCGGAGCCGTACGTCCGTCTTGCGACCCTGCGGCAGCTGCACCGGGTGGTGGCCGAGCTCAATACGGCCAGGAGCCTGGCGGACACTCTGCAGACCGTCGTGGACGGCATCGTCGTGGGCCTCGGCTACGAACTCGCCTGTGTCAACCTCGTACGTCCTGACGGTGACCTCGTCGTCGCCGCCTTCGCCGGCGACCCCTCCGCCGAAGCCCTCATCACCGGCCGCGTAGGATCCCGCGCCTCCTGGGAACGCCGGCTGACGATGGGCGAGAACTGGGACGGCCTCCGCTTCATCCCGCACACCGAGGGCTGGGTCCTCATGGAGGACGACGTCCCCCAGTGGCACACGGAGGGCCCCGAACCGCGTTTCGAAGACGAATGGCACCCCGAGGACCGGCTGTACGCGCCGATGCACGCGTCCGGCGGGGAACTCCTCGGTGTCATCTCGGTGGACCGGCCCCGCAACGGCCGCCGGCCCGGAGCCTGGGGCCGCGAGGCGCTCCAGATGTACGCCTTCCAGGCCGCGATCGCGATCAGCAACGCCCGGCTCCGCGCGAACATGCAGCGCGCCCTGGTCCGGCTGGAGCGCGAACAGCAGGCCCTGCGGGCCAGTGAAGAGTCGTTCCGCCAGGCCTTCGAGTACGCGCCCAGCGGCATGGCCATCGCCGAGATGGGCGGCGACCAGCACGGCCGGCTGCTGCGCACCAACGACGCACTGTGCCGGCTGCTCGGCCGGCCCGCGTCCGTACTGCGCCGGTACTCCTTCTCCGACCTGGTCCACCCCGAGGACATCGGCACCCTGCTGCGCACCTCCGCCGAGGGCGGCCGCGCTGAGCTGCGGCTCGGGCGGCGCGACGGCACGTACGTATGGGTCTCGCTCCGCAATTCCGTCGTGGCCGACGCCGCCGACGGGCCCCGCTTCCTGCTCACCCACGTCGAGGACATCGAGGAGCGCAAGCGGCACGAGCTCCAGCTCGCCCACCGCGCCAGCCACGACTCCCTGACCGGCCTGCCCAACAGCGCCGAGCTGCGCTCCCGGCTCGGCGCGCGGCTGTGTCGCCGGCCACAGTCCGTACGGGCCACCGCGGTCGAGGCCCTGGACGCCGCCTACGAGGGGCACGCGGTGCACGGCGAGGCGGGTGGTGCGGGTGAGCACGGCTTTCAACCCGACTTCCGGCCGGACTTCCGGCCCGACGGATCCGACGGCCTCGCCGCGGCCGACCCCTTCGAGTTCCCCGGGGCCCTGGTCGCGCCGGACGGCCCGTACGACCACCACGTGCACACGGTGGCGCCCGCGACGGACATCGACGACGGGACCAAGGGGCTCGCGGTGCTCTTCTGCGACCTCGACGGCTTCAAGTCGATCAACGACCGGTTCGGGCACCACACGGGCGACGCGGTCCTGATCGAGGTGGCGCGGCGGCTCACGACGGGCGTCAGGGACGGTGACACCGTCGCTCGGCTGGGTGGTGACGAATTCGTCGTCCTCGCGGACGGACTGGGCGCGGCGGACGCCGCCGACCTCGCGGTCCGGCTGCGCAACGCGATCATCCCGCCGATCCGCGTGGACGGCCGCGCGGTCCGTGTCGGGGCCAGTTTCGGCATCGGCTGGGCCAGCTGCGGCATGTCCGCGGACGAGGTGCTGCGCTCCGCCGACCAGCGGATGTACATCGAGAAAAGGTCGCGGTCCAAGGCGCATCGCAGGGCCGGCTGA
- a CDS encoding flavin reductase family protein has protein sequence MSRLAAGVCLITAHETPLTADGSRGEDVGMTATAFMSVSLDPPLVLVSVREGSRMDDLLAEQPLWAVSVLSDHQLQVAGRFAMKGRISDRLLFADVPYIRGEASGAPLLTGALATLECRTENRVEAGDHTLVIGRVLTAALPKPDSAPLTHFRGRYRHLDK, from the coding sequence ATGTCCCGGCTGGCGGCGGGCGTGTGCCTGATCACCGCGCACGAGACCCCCTTGACGGCCGACGGCTCGCGCGGAGAGGACGTCGGCATGACGGCGACCGCCTTCATGTCCGTGTCCCTGGACCCGCCCCTGGTGCTGGTCAGCGTGCGCGAGGGCTCCCGGATGGACGACCTGCTGGCGGAGCAGCCGCTGTGGGCGGTGTCGGTGCTCTCCGACCACCAGCTCCAGGTCGCGGGCCGGTTCGCGATGAAGGGCCGGATCAGCGACCGGCTGCTCTTCGCGGACGTCCCCTACATCCGGGGCGAGGCCTCGGGCGCACCCCTGCTGACGGGTGCGCTGGCCACCCTGGAGTGCCGTACGGAGAACCGCGTCGAGGCCGGCGACCACACCCTGGTCATCGGCCGCGTCCTCACGGCCGCCCTCCCGAAACCGGACTCGGCCCCCCTCACCCACTTCCGCGGCCGCTACCGGCACCTGGACAAGTAG
- the arfB gene encoding alternative ribosome rescue aminoacyl-tRNA hydrolase ArfB, with the protein MPGPYVIRGSVALPEGELAWRFSRSSGPGGQHVNTSDSRVELLFDLAATKALPEVWKERALERLASRLVDGVVTVRASEHRSQFRNREMALVRLASLLAEATAPPPKARRATKIPRGINERRLREKKARAETKRGRTGQGW; encoded by the coding sequence ATGCCTGGTCCTTATGTCATCCGCGGTTCGGTCGCGCTCCCCGAGGGGGAGCTCGCCTGGCGGTTCTCGCGTTCCTCCGGGCCGGGCGGGCAGCACGTCAACACCTCCGACTCGCGCGTGGAGCTCCTCTTCGACCTCGCCGCGACGAAGGCGCTGCCCGAGGTGTGGAAGGAGCGGGCGCTGGAGCGGCTCGCCTCGCGGCTGGTCGACGGGGTGGTGACCGTACGGGCCTCCGAGCACCGTTCGCAGTTCCGCAACCGGGAGATGGCGCTGGTCCGGCTGGCCTCGCTGCTGGCCGAGGCGACCGCGCCGCCACCGAAGGCGCGGCGGGCGACGAAGATTCCGCGCGGGATCAACGAGCGGCGGCTGCGGGAGAAGAAGGCGCGGGCCGAGACCAAGCGCGGGCGGACCGGGCAGGGCTGGTAG
- a CDS encoding TerD family protein — protein sequence MAVSLSKGGNVSLTKEAPGLTAVTVGLGWDVRTTTGVDFDLDASAIAVNPTGKVVSDGHFVFFNNKSTPDQTIVHTGDNRTGEGSGDDEAINVNLAGLPADVDKIVFPVSIYDAETRSQNFGQVRNAYIRVVNQAGGAEIARYDLSEDAATETAMVFGELYRNGAEWKFRAVGQGYASGLTGIASDFGVNV from the coding sequence ATGGCTGTCAGCCTGTCCAAGGGCGGCAACGTCTCGCTCACCAAGGAGGCCCCCGGCCTCACTGCCGTCACGGTCGGCCTCGGCTGGGACGTCCGTACGACCACCGGCGTCGACTTCGACCTCGACGCCTCGGCCATCGCGGTCAACCCGACCGGCAAGGTCGTCTCCGACGGTCACTTCGTCTTCTTCAACAACAAGTCCACCCCGGACCAGACCATCGTCCACACCGGTGACAACCGCACCGGCGAGGGCTCGGGCGACGACGAGGCGATCAACGTCAACCTCGCCGGCCTCCCGGCCGACGTGGACAAGATCGTCTTCCCGGTGTCCATCTACGACGCCGAGACCCGCAGCCAGAACTTCGGCCAGGTCCGCAACGCGTACATCCGCGTCGTGAACCAGGCCGGCGGCGCCGAGATCGCCCGCTACGACCTCTCCGAGGACGCGGCCACCGAGACCGCCATGGTCTTCGGCGAGCTCTACCGCAACGGCGCCGAGTGGAAGTTCCGCGCGGTCGGCCAGGGCTACGCCTCCGGCCTCACCGGCATCGCGTCGGACTTCGGCGTCAACGTCTGA
- a CDS encoding GNAT family N-acetyltransferase: protein MILQPLVPVDGALPGPVLTEIAALYSTNHAFFELSGDFPDPGRITVEQVAAALADELAHDGAEILLARSAGRLVGLAATLARHPDPASEDPDPWIGLLLIDATAHREGHGRAVATLVEDRFRDAGRTGVRIAVLANNPKAAAFWESQGYAALRRAKDRELGRDCTVMRKAL from the coding sequence GTGATCCTCCAACCGCTCGTCCCCGTTGACGGCGCACTGCCGGGCCCGGTCCTCACCGAGATCGCCGCCCTCTACTCGACGAATCACGCCTTCTTCGAGCTCAGCGGAGACTTCCCCGATCCCGGCCGCATCACGGTCGAGCAGGTCGCGGCCGCCCTCGCGGACGAACTCGCCCACGACGGCGCCGAGATCCTCCTCGCCCGTTCCGCCGGCCGCCTCGTCGGACTCGCCGCCACCCTCGCCCGACACCCGGATCCGGCCTCCGAAGACCCGGACCCGTGGATCGGGCTGCTGCTCATCGACGCCACCGCACACCGCGAGGGCCACGGCCGCGCCGTGGCCACCCTGGTCGAAGACCGCTTCCGAGACGCCGGGCGGACGGGCGTGCGGATCGCCGTACTGGCCAACAACCCCAAGGCCGCCGCCTTCTGGGAATCCCAGGGCTACGCGGCCCTGCGCCGCGCAAAGGACCGCGAACTGGGCCGCGACTGCACGGTCATGCGCAAAGCCCTCTGA
- a CDS encoding M1 family metallopeptidase, producing MEHRALSRLAAPAVAALLALTTGCTGGTVQGRPGASGLRDPYFPKAGNGGYRVDHYALDLDYDPADGRLDGTAVITARADQGLSSFNLDLSGLKVEGVTVQGEPARHNRTGNELTVRPVEDLKKGEVFRVEVEYGGKPKTIVDSDSSEEGWIVTDAGTDAGTDGGAVAVGEPVGSMAWFPGNHHPSDKATYDITLTVPDGYEAVSNGELRSRTATGDGRTAFAWHSPEPMASYLATAVVGPYKVTTGKTASGVSVYNAVAPGEEAGSAGVLARLPEMVEWGSGRFGPYPFTTAGAVVLPKGSLGYALETQTKPLFPGATQDEELVLHELAHQWFGNSVSPKSWKDMWLNEGFATYAEWLWAEDHGGIGAQKRFEAFLAGDTDVDAGADSDWDAFPPAAPPGPEHISGNPVYYRGAMVLHRIRQEVGDAKFFDLVRGWAADHRHGNASTSEFTAYAEERTGHDLEEVWDVWLYGQARPH from the coding sequence GTGGAACACCGTGCACTCTCCCGCCTCGCCGCCCCTGCCGTAGCCGCCCTGCTCGCCCTCACCACGGGGTGTACGGGCGGCACGGTCCAGGGGCGGCCCGGTGCGTCGGGGCTGCGCGATCCGTACTTTCCCAAGGCGGGCAACGGCGGTTACCGGGTCGACCACTACGCGCTGGACCTGGACTACGACCCGGCCGACGGGCGGCTGGACGGCACGGCCGTGATCACGGCCCGCGCCGATCAGGGGCTCAGCTCCTTCAACCTCGACCTCAGCGGTCTGAAGGTCGAGGGCGTGACCGTGCAGGGCGAGCCGGCCCGCCACAACCGCACCGGCAACGAGCTGACCGTGCGGCCCGTCGAGGACCTGAAGAAGGGCGAGGTCTTCCGCGTCGAGGTCGAGTACGGCGGCAAGCCGAAGACCATCGTGGACTCCGACTCCTCCGAGGAGGGGTGGATCGTCACGGATGCAGGTACGGATGCAGGTACGGACGGCGGCGCGGTCGCCGTCGGTGAGCCGGTCGGGTCCATGGCCTGGTTCCCAGGCAACCACCACCCGAGCGACAAGGCCACGTACGACATCACGTTGACCGTGCCGGACGGCTACGAGGCCGTGTCGAACGGGGAGTTGCGCTCCCGCACCGCCACCGGCGACGGGCGGACCGCGTTCGCGTGGCACAGCCCGGAGCCGATGGCGAGCTATCTGGCGACCGCGGTCGTGGGCCCGTACAAGGTGACGACCGGGAAGACGGCGTCAGGTGTCTCCGTCTACAACGCGGTGGCGCCGGGTGAGGAGGCCGGGAGCGCGGGCGTGCTCGCGCGGCTGCCGGAGATGGTGGAGTGGGGCAGCGGCCGGTTCGGGCCCTATCCGTTCACCACGGCGGGGGCGGTCGTGCTGCCGAAGGGGAGCCTGGGCTACGCGCTGGAGACCCAGACCAAGCCCCTCTTCCCCGGTGCGACGCAGGACGAGGAGCTCGTGCTGCACGAGCTGGCCCACCAGTGGTTCGGCAACTCGGTGTCGCCGAAGTCCTGGAAGGACATGTGGCTCAACGAGGGCTTCGCGACCTACGCCGAGTGGCTGTGGGCCGAGGACCACGGCGGGATCGGCGCGCAGAAGCGCTTCGAGGCCTTCCTGGCCGGCGACACGGACGTCGACGCGGGCGCCGACTCCGACTGGGACGCCTTCCCGCCCGCCGCCCCGCCCGGGCCCGAGCACATCTCGGGGAACCCGGTGTACTACCGGGGCGCGATGGTCCTGCACCGGATCCGGCAGGAGGTCGGTGACGCGAAGTTCTTCGACCTGGTGCGCGGTTGGGCCGCCGACCACCGGCACGGGAACGCGAGTACGTCCGAGTTCACCGCGTACGCGGAGGAGCGGACGGGTCACGACCTGGAGGAGGTCTGGGACGTCTGGCTGTACGGGCAGGCCCGTCCCCACTGA
- a CDS encoding GlcG/HbpS family heme-binding protein: MNTRTRVLTGTALAVALGAGAFGAVSASASPAANSAPAAAVAKKDEVSDKNFTTTTHLTIDAATRAAQATLQAAQAENQKVTVAVVDRNGNTIVTLRGDGAGPQSYESAQRKAFTAVSWNAPTSVLVGRLAQAPNLKDIPGTLFLGGGVPVQANGAPVAGIGVAGAPSGDLDEKFAKAGVDALAK; the protein is encoded by the coding sequence ATGAACACCCGCACCCGCGTTCTCACCGGTACCGCCCTCGCCGTCGCCCTGGGCGCCGGTGCCTTCGGTGCCGTCAGCGCCAGCGCCAGCCCCGCCGCCAACTCCGCTCCGGCCGCCGCCGTCGCGAAGAAGGACGAGGTCAGCGACAAGAACTTCACCACCACCACGCACCTGACCATCGACGCCGCCACCCGCGCCGCCCAGGCGACGCTGCAGGCCGCTCAGGCCGAGAACCAGAAGGTGACCGTCGCGGTGGTGGACCGCAACGGCAACACCATCGTCACCCTGCGTGGCGACGGCGCCGGCCCGCAGTCCTACGAGTCGGCCCAGCGCAAGGCCTTCACGGCCGTGTCCTGGAACGCCCCGACCTCGGTGCTCGTGGGCCGCCTCGCCCAGGCCCCGAACCTGAAGGACATCCCGGGCACCCTCTTCCTCGGCGGCGGTGTCCCGGTGCAGGCGAACGGCGCCCCGGTCGCGGGCATCGGCGTGGCCGGCGCCCCGAGCGGTGACCTGGACGAGAAGTTCGCCAAGGCCGGCGTCGACGCCCTCGCCAAGTAG
- a CDS encoding sensor histidine kinase: protein MNHPAHNPDTRTLATVAHTAFFLLLGASLARFLLRHPGDPRTPWIIALSITLALLYVLGPALGAAPTARRLFWLGLVVTTWVVLVVLAPSFAWCAVPLFFTALRTLPPRAAIVLVALLTGLVVVAQLKLANAFDPNLLLAPPAVAALATAVFVHMERQAEAQRALIDDLIRTRRELAATERREGTLAERQRLSMEIHDTLAQNLSSQQMLLQAADRTWDTDPATARAHVRTATGIAAHGLSEARRLVHDLAPPELADGAGLADALRSLDAGPDIEVRFHLEGTPAPLPDRVQSALLRIAQGALANIREHSGARTAALTLSFLGDQVVLDIADDGHGFTEPPHLSAATPQRGHGLPAMRARVRQLGGTLTIESTPGEGTVLSAAIPLEPTA from the coding sequence GTGAACCACCCCGCCCACAACCCGGACACCCGAACCCTGGCAACGGTCGCCCACACCGCGTTCTTCCTCCTCCTCGGCGCCTCCCTGGCCCGCTTCCTCCTCCGCCACCCCGGCGACCCCCGCACCCCGTGGATCATCGCCCTCAGCATCACCCTGGCCCTGCTCTACGTACTCGGCCCCGCCCTCGGCGCCGCCCCCACCGCCCGGCGCCTCTTCTGGCTCGGCCTCGTCGTCACCACCTGGGTGGTCCTGGTCGTCCTCGCGCCGAGCTTCGCCTGGTGCGCCGTGCCCCTCTTCTTCACCGCCCTCCGCACCCTGCCCCCGCGCGCCGCGATCGTCCTGGTCGCCCTCCTCACCGGCCTCGTCGTCGTCGCCCAGCTCAAGCTGGCCAACGCCTTCGACCCCAACCTGCTCCTCGCCCCGCCCGCCGTCGCCGCGCTCGCCACCGCCGTCTTCGTCCACATGGAACGCCAGGCCGAAGCCCAGCGCGCACTCATCGACGACCTGATCCGCACCCGCCGGGAGCTGGCCGCCACGGAACGCCGCGAAGGCACCCTCGCCGAACGCCAGCGCCTCTCCATGGAGATCCACGACACCCTCGCCCAGAACCTCTCCAGCCAGCAGATGCTCCTCCAGGCCGCCGACCGCACCTGGGACACCGACCCGGCCACCGCCCGCGCGCACGTCCGTACCGCCACCGGCATCGCCGCGCACGGCCTCTCCGAGGCCCGCCGGCTCGTCCACGACCTGGCCCCGCCCGAGCTCGCCGACGGCGCCGGCCTCGCCGACGCCCTGCGTTCCCTGGACGCCGGCCCGGACATCGAGGTCCGCTTCCACCTCGAAGGCACCCCGGCCCCCCTCCCCGACCGCGTCCAGTCCGCCCTGCTGCGCATAGCCCAAGGGGCCCTCGCCAACATCCGCGAGCACTCCGGCGCCCGTACGGCAGCCCTCACCCTGAGCTTCCTCGGCGACCAGGTCGTCCTGGACATCGCCGACGACGGCCACGGCTTCACCGAACCGCCGCACCTGTCGGCCGCCACCCCGCAACGCGGCCACGGCCTCCCCGCCATGCGGGCCCGCGTCCGCCAGCTCGGCGGCACCCTCACCATCGAATCCACGCCGGGCGAGGGCACCGTCCTCTCCGCGGCCATCCCCCTGGAGCCCACCGCATGA
- a CDS encoding response regulator transcription factor: MTTILLCDDHVVVRAGLLALLGSEPDIEVLGEAGSGEEAVALAAKLRPDVVLMDLQLGEGIDGVEATRRITAAPNPPHVLVLTTYDTDADITRAIGAGATGYLLKAERPEELFAAIHSAAQGRTTLSAPVASRVMAHMRGTRPTLTDRELDILGQLARGLGNREIARALFISEATVKTHLGRIYDKLGVDTRAGAVSVAKEQRLLPS, encoded by the coding sequence ATGACGACGATCCTCCTCTGCGACGACCACGTCGTCGTCCGCGCCGGACTCCTGGCCCTCCTCGGCAGCGAACCCGACATCGAGGTCCTCGGCGAAGCGGGCAGCGGCGAGGAAGCGGTCGCCCTGGCCGCGAAGCTCCGCCCCGACGTGGTCCTGATGGACCTCCAGCTCGGCGAGGGCATCGACGGCGTGGAAGCCACCCGCCGCATCACCGCCGCCCCCAACCCCCCACACGTCCTCGTCCTCACCACCTACGACACGGACGCGGACATCACCCGCGCCATCGGCGCGGGCGCCACCGGCTACCTCCTCAAAGCGGAACGCCCCGAGGAACTCTTCGCCGCCATCCACTCGGCGGCCCAGGGCCGCACCACCCTCTCCGCACCCGTCGCCAGCCGCGTCATGGCCCACATGCGCGGCACCCGCCCCACCCTCACCGACCGCGAGCTCGACATCCTCGGCCAGCTCGCCCGCGGCCTCGGCAACCGCGAGATCGCCCGGGCCCTCTTCATCAGCGAAGCCACGGTCAAAACCCACCTGGGCCGCATCTACGACAAGCTCGGCGTCGACACCCGCGCCGGAGCCGTATCGGTGGCCAAGGAGCAACGCCTGCTGCCTTCGTGA
- a CDS encoding pentapeptide repeat-containing protein, giving the protein MVRKGQQVVKAARRPEVRLPEPVVWEGGELEPDGDYDGLEFADLDLAGQEGAGARFMDCAVRRCVLDEAVLAKARFLDSVLEGVRGVGTDLSGASLRDVELVDARLGGVQMHGSVLERVLVRGGKIDYLNLRQARLKDVVFEGCVLVEPDFGGAVLERVEFRDCVVRGVDFSGARMTDVDLREAAELAIARGVDALAGAAISPGQLFDLAPAMAAQLGVRVVP; this is encoded by the coding sequence ATGGTGCGAAAAGGACAGCAGGTTGTGAAGGCGGCGCGGCGGCCGGAGGTACGGCTGCCGGAGCCGGTGGTGTGGGAGGGGGGTGAGCTGGAGCCGGACGGGGATTACGACGGGCTGGAGTTCGCGGACCTCGACCTGGCGGGGCAGGAGGGGGCCGGGGCCCGGTTCATGGACTGCGCGGTGCGGCGGTGCGTGCTGGACGAGGCGGTGCTGGCGAAGGCGCGGTTCCTGGACTCGGTGCTGGAGGGGGTCCGGGGGGTGGGGACCGACCTGTCGGGGGCCTCGCTCCGGGACGTGGAGCTGGTGGACGCGCGGCTCGGCGGGGTCCAGATGCACGGGTCGGTGCTGGAGCGGGTGCTGGTCCGGGGCGGCAAGATCGACTATCTGAACCTGAGGCAGGCGCGGCTCAAGGACGTGGTCTTCGAGGGGTGCGTGCTCGTGGAGCCGGACTTCGGGGGCGCGGTGCTGGAGCGGGTGGAGTTCCGGGACTGTGTGGTGCGGGGGGTGGACTTCAGCGGGGCGCGGATGACGGACGTGGACCTGAGGGAGGCGGCCGAGCTGGCGATCGCGCGGGGTGTGGACGCGCTGGCCGGAGCGGCGATCAGCCCGGGCCAGCTGTTCGACCTGGCCCCGGCGATGGCTGCGCAGCTGGGCGTGCGGGTGGTTCCGTAA